A genomic stretch from Spirochaetota bacterium includes:
- the recB gene encoding exodeoxyribonuclease V subunit beta: MNDGEGGDMKPFDTLSCPLEGASLIEASAGTGKTHAITGLYLRLIVEKGLRPGQVLVVTFTEAATEELRGRIRTRLRDLLDSSAPRQAASFKDPLMASLAARCAGDPAARLWVQTSLRGFDEAAIYTIHGFCQRMLMDYAFESAALFDTRLVTDEAEMLHTLAMDFLREKMYDESLPLFTEYAAVDKGYAASSALVELYSRTTLMSDVYVRPEAARVEAHQVESALSGLREDYEKAARTWAKDSDEAISLVSGAIEAKDLNGNRYRNFTARAKEMGRYFDNAHPLSDAAKPELFSNAGMQERLNKGKTAPRHPFFTVCDDLCSARAAARGLLAHFREKLHMDFVGYAAEMLRARKSKLNTRSFDDLLAGMHDALRAGGESFLARSVRDRYAAALIDEFQDTDPVQYSIFSTIFSWPGSALFMIGDPKQAIYAFRGADIFAYMKASRGARRRYTLDRNWRSDPELVRAVQGLFGGHPNPFVFGEITLPAIAAAGVPDRIELTERGKKPPPLTVWLMESGDGKEKILKGAATGLAAESTAFEIARLLSRESETMIGDRSLRPADIAVLVRMHHQGEAVHRALSAVGVPSVRYGAGSVFKSDEAIELYTILRAAAEPANEPVIRAAMITDAIGLGADALARLIEDDRAWDRAVTRFHEYRAAWERRGFMHMFRDLAARESVQRNLIALPDGERRVTNIMHLAELAHCAETEKGLGIDGLLKWYTGMIRGDYTGDDSLLRLETDDDAVRIITVHRSKGLEFPVVFCTFAWSTPQAHNGPVSFHDPDMDDRLRISVSADDERAALLAGREDLAEEMRLLYVGITRAKYRCYLAWGPIKDSERSSLAYLLHGAPAAGDPDMKGSLKKIMDTIDPAEIRSALDDIAGRVPGVCITPLPDTDMQGGYARPEDDELCGSREFRGTIPRTWRISSFSMIAAGRGAESGGRDHDAIDFASVPETRAGAFDSIAHFPRGTRAGSMLHYVFERIDFTGGGAGWAPVVRAALDTYGIDAAWESAVIAMLGRVLGAPLDGAGKEASLAAVSPGDRMSELEFFFPLEKIGSPGLSSVLAGCGISSGGGFARDAFPALEFESHRGFLRGFMDLVFKRGERYYLVDWKSNHLGESAADYTPARMLREMQRHRYDLQYMLYTVALNRYLAGRVKDYDYDRNFGGALYLFIRGIDAVEAPGCGVHAARPEREHVMKLDRYLCEGMES; the protein is encoded by the coding sequence ATGAATGACGGGGAAGGCGGAGATATGAAGCCCTTCGACACGCTCTCGTGTCCGCTCGAGGGGGCGAGCCTCATAGAGGCAAGCGCGGGAACCGGCAAGACGCACGCGATCACCGGGCTGTACCTGAGGCTCATTGTGGAAAAGGGCCTGCGTCCGGGCCAGGTCCTCGTCGTGACCTTCACCGAGGCCGCGACGGAGGAGCTCCGGGGCCGGATTCGCACGCGCCTGCGTGATCTGCTCGATTCGTCCGCACCGCGCCAGGCAGCCTCGTTTAAGGACCCGCTCATGGCCTCGCTCGCGGCGCGATGCGCGGGCGACCCGGCGGCAAGGCTCTGGGTTCAGACTTCCCTCAGGGGGTTCGACGAGGCCGCGATCTATACGATCCACGGATTCTGCCAGAGGATGCTCATGGATTACGCGTTCGAGAGCGCGGCGCTGTTCGATACGCGGCTCGTGACCGACGAAGCGGAAATGCTGCATACCCTCGCAATGGACTTCCTTCGCGAGAAAATGTACGACGAGAGCCTTCCCCTGTTCACCGAGTACGCGGCGGTCGACAAGGGCTACGCCGCCTCATCCGCGCTTGTCGAGCTCTATTCCCGCACCACCCTGATGTCCGATGTATACGTCCGTCCGGAGGCCGCGCGCGTTGAAGCGCACCAGGTGGAATCCGCCCTTTCCGGGCTGCGCGAAGACTATGAAAAAGCGGCCCGGACCTGGGCAAAGGACTCGGATGAAGCGATATCCCTCGTCTCGGGCGCGATCGAAGCGAAGGACCTAAACGGAAACAGGTACAGGAATTTCACCGCGCGCGCGAAGGAGATGGGCCGGTATTTCGATAATGCCCATCCGCTTTCCGACGCGGCGAAGCCGGAGCTTTTCTCGAACGCCGGGATGCAGGAGCGGTTGAACAAGGGGAAGACGGCGCCCCGCCACCCGTTTTTCACGGTATGCGACGATCTCTGCAGCGCGCGCGCGGCGGCGCGCGGACTACTCGCCCATTTCCGGGAGAAGCTCCATATGGATTTCGTCGGGTACGCGGCAGAAATGCTGCGCGCGCGCAAATCGAAGCTCAATACGCGTAGCTTCGACGACCTGCTGGCGGGCATGCACGACGCGCTGCGCGCGGGGGGCGAGTCCTTCCTCGCGAGGTCGGTAAGGGACAGGTACGCCGCCGCGCTCATAGACGAGTTCCAGGACACGGACCCCGTCCAGTATTCAATTTTCTCCACCATTTTTTCATGGCCGGGGAGCGCCCTGTTCATGATCGGCGATCCCAAGCAGGCGATTTACGCCTTCCGCGGGGCGGACATTTTCGCCTACATGAAGGCGTCGCGCGGGGCGCGGCGCCGTTATACGCTCGACCGGAACTGGCGCTCCGATCCGGAACTGGTGCGCGCCGTGCAGGGGCTTTTTGGCGGCCATCCGAATCCCTTCGTATTCGGGGAAATCACGTTGCCCGCGATAGCCGCGGCCGGCGTGCCCGACCGCATTGAACTTACGGAACGCGGCAAGAAACCGCCGCCGCTCACCGTGTGGCTCATGGAGTCGGGGGACGGGAAGGAAAAAATACTGAAAGGTGCCGCGACAGGGCTTGCGGCGGAGTCGACCGCCTTCGAGATCGCACGCCTGCTGTCCCGCGAGTCGGAGACCATGATCGGAGACAGGTCCCTGCGACCCGCGGATATCGCGGTCCTGGTGCGCATGCACCACCAGGGGGAGGCCGTTCACCGGGCCCTTTCCGCTGTCGGCGTGCCTTCCGTGCGGTACGGGGCGGGGAGCGTATTCAAATCGGATGAGGCGATCGAGCTCTACACGATATTGCGCGCCGCCGCCGAACCGGCCAATGAACCCGTAATCCGCGCCGCCATGATCACGGACGCGATCGGGCTGGGGGCCGATGCGCTTGCACGGCTCATCGAGGATGACCGGGCGTGGGACCGCGCGGTCACCCGGTTCCATGAATACCGGGCGGCCTGGGAGCGGCGCGGATTCATGCACATGTTCAGGGATCTCGCCGCGCGCGAATCGGTACAGCGGAACCTTATCGCCCTCCCGGACGGCGAGCGCCGCGTCACCAACATCATGCACCTGGCGGAGCTGGCCCATTGCGCCGAGACGGAAAAGGGGCTGGGGATCGACGGGCTGCTCAAGTGGTACACCGGCATGATACGGGGGGATTACACGGGCGACGACAGCCTCCTGCGGCTCGAGACGGACGACGACGCCGTCAGGATCATCACGGTGCACCGCAGCAAGGGACTCGAGTTTCCGGTGGTGTTCTGCACCTTCGCGTGGAGCACGCCCCAGGCGCATAATGGACCGGTAAGCTTCCACGACCCGGATATGGACGATCGACTGAGGATAAGCGTATCGGCGGACGATGAACGCGCCGCGCTTCTCGCGGGGCGGGAGGATCTGGCGGAGGAGATGCGCCTCCTGTATGTCGGGATCACGCGGGCGAAGTACCGATGCTACCTCGCGTGGGGACCGATAAAAGATTCCGAGCGATCCTCACTGGCGTATCTTCTTCATGGCGCGCCCGCCGCCGGCGATCCGGACATGAAGGGATCGCTGAAGAAAATAATGGACACGATCGACCCGGCCGAGATACGCAGTGCCCTTGATGATATCGCCGGGCGTGTTCCCGGCGTGTGCATAACGCCGCTTCCCGATACGGATATGCAGGGGGGCTACGCGCGGCCCGAAGACGACGAATTGTGCGGCAGCAGGGAATTTCGGGGGACGATACCGCGCACGTGGCGGATATCGAGCTTCAGCATGATTGCCGCGGGAAGGGGCGCCGAATCCGGCGGAAGGGACCATGACGCGATCGATTTCGCATCGGTGCCTGAAACGCGCGCGGGCGCATTCGATTCGATCGCTCATTTTCCGCGCGGCACGCGCGCGGGCAGCATGCTGCATTACGTGTTCGAGCGGATAGATTTTACCGGCGGCGGGGCGGGCTGGGCCCCCGTGGTACGCGCGGCGCTCGATACATACGGAATCGATGCCGCATGGGAGAGCGCGGTGATTGCCATGCTCGGCAGGGTTCTGGGCGCTCCCCTTGACGGCGCCGGGAAGGAAGCCTCCCTTGCGGCCGTTTCTCCGGGCGACAGGATGAGCGAGCTCGAGTTCTTTTTCCCGCTCGAGAAGATAGGCTCCCCGGGATTATCATCGGTGCTCGCCGGGTGCGGGATTTCGTCAGGGGGGGGATTCGCCCGCGACGCCTTCCCCGCGCTCGAGTTCGAATCCCATCGCGGATTTCTCCGTGGTTTCATGGACCTCGTATTCAAGCGTGGCGAACGGTATTACCTGGTCGACTGGAAATCGAATCACCTGGGGGAATCGGCGGCGGATTACACGCCCGCGCGCATGTTGCGTGAAATGCAGAGGCATCGCTACGATCTCCAATATATGCTCTACACCGTTGCCCTGAACCGGTATCTCGCGGGCCGTGTGAAGGACTACGACTACGACCGGAATTTCGGAGGCGCGCTGTACCTGTTCATAAGGGGCATCGACGCCGTCGAAGCGCCGGGGTGCGGCGTCCACGCCGCGAGGCCCGAACGCGAACACGTGATGAAACTTGACCGCTACCTGTGCGAGGGGATGGAATCATGA
- the mobB gene encoding molybdopterin-guanine dinucleotide biosynthesis protein B gives MPHIISIVGRSGSGKTTLIERLLRHWGEGGLKIAIIKHMKHDFTVDTPGKDTFRYREAGAAASIITNDRDYAVMASNVDALSPVDLAQRFFPAFDLVIIEGYKEGDITKIEVIGDSPEGPLDTSGVRNITALVTDTAVRDKRPVFRRDDIGGVARFIEELWRA, from the coding sequence ATGCCACATATCATTTCCATCGTGGGCAGGTCCGGGTCGGGCAAAACCACGCTTATTGAAAGGCTTTTGCGTCATTGGGGCGAAGGCGGGCTTAAAATTGCAATCATTAAACACATGAAGCATGATTTCACCGTCGACACCCCCGGAAAGGACACCTTCCGCTACCGCGAGGCGGGCGCCGCCGCGAGCATCATAACGAACGACCGGGATTATGCGGTCATGGCATCCAACGTGGACGCCCTTTCGCCTGTCGATCTCGCGCAGCGATTCTTCCCTGCGTTCGATCTCGTCATCATCGAGGGCTACAAGGAGGGCGATATCACCAAGATCGAGGTTATCGGCGACTCGCCGGAGGGTCCCCTCGATACCTCGGGCGTGAGAAACATCACGGCGCTGGTCACCGATACTGCCGTCAGGGACAAAAGACCCGTGTTTCGCAGGGACGATATCGGCGGGGTCGCACGCTTCATCGAGGAGCTATGGCGGGCTTAA
- the recC gene encoding exodeoxyribonuclease V subunit gamma: MAGLSLYTGNRLEILAGALAQVTRAPCAHPFTPETIIVQSRGMERWLSLELAARNGIFANARFPFPNIAIEDIFSRVIGEPADEASFSRESITWKLMRLLPECAPRPGFALVRSYLGKDNDHLKRFQLATRLADVFDQYITFRPDIVTSWEEGEDGQWQAELWRALAGTGARSHRAARRALFFERLGASDDAASFLPERVSVFGIPSLPPFHMEVLSAISRYVDVRLFVLSPTPEFWADIRSDTEIARIARRSPGGPMSAEDLHLEKGNSLLASLGKSGREFQELVTTLDTGEASFPLYEPPGAGTMRGSIQNDIFRVSDPGAPDFVEGAGVNPAERRFPAPDDRSVIVNSCHSAMREVQVLRDALLEMFERCAGLEPRDVLVMTPDIEEYAPFIGAVLGDDTAGDRAIPFTIADRGIRKARRFIDSFFTFFDFLHKRFEASAVLDFLEFEDVRSRFGIEEHDIPLLRDLAEGSGVRWGRDAGWRKREGFPEFHEHSWRFGIERLLLGVAMPGREERIFRGILPCDTIEGSGAQVLGRFIDFCETLFQAVDTLDTARTLSGWKEALTGILDRLFLAGEDARDDEAMLRSAVARLSLIGERTGYGDILDARVVVAWLLGAVGESFDSGGFLGGGVTFSAMLPMRSIPFRVICLIGMNDGAFPRAVRAPAFDLVSRAPRPGDRSIRDEDRYTFLETLLSARETLYISYVGQSSRDNSEIPPSVCVSELLDYIDAAFTGPGKGAREWLVNRHPLQPFSARYFSGRDRLFSYSAMQGETCRARARAASPGVFLHGKLPSVRPVKGEIALEQFLDFFENPSRWFLTQRLGVNIPLVEEAVSDEEPMFPSNLDDYRARATLIRGALAGRDPAETAKTMRASGMLPRGGLSSGMLVRLGPDADRIAHNVTALGRGTAPAARDFSVGAGGLVIGGRLQGVLPTGTLYHRAGAAREKDRLAAWLGHCVACASGSFGSGCVSHLVCLDAIYRMNHFDGAPGYLGALAEIFTGGLDEPVPFFPRTSLAFCEADAKTAGDPAARERKILRAIDAAWSPADSTGHAKGDVQDRYFMRCFGPNPPDGERFRRLAAAVFGPMLAHQVKADIDNE; encoded by the coding sequence ATGGCGGGCTTAAGCCTGTATACCGGCAACCGCCTGGAGATTCTCGCCGGGGCACTGGCCCAGGTCACGCGCGCACCGTGTGCGCACCCGTTCACCCCGGAGACGATAATCGTGCAGAGCCGCGGCATGGAGCGATGGCTCTCGCTCGAGCTTGCGGCCCGCAACGGTATCTTCGCCAACGCACGGTTTCCGTTTCCCAACATCGCCATCGAGGATATCTTTTCGCGCGTGATCGGCGAACCGGCGGACGAGGCTTCTTTCTCCCGCGAATCGATCACCTGGAAATTGATGCGGCTTCTCCCGGAATGCGCTCCCCGGCCGGGTTTCGCCCTGGTGCGCTCGTACCTTGGGAAGGACAACGACCATCTCAAACGCTTCCAGCTGGCGACCCGCCTCGCCGACGTCTTCGACCAGTACATCACCTTCAGGCCGGATATCGTGACCTCGTGGGAAGAAGGGGAAGACGGCCAGTGGCAGGCGGAGCTCTGGCGCGCCCTTGCGGGTACGGGGGCACGTTCCCACCGGGCGGCACGGCGGGCCCTGTTCTTCGAGAGGCTGGGCGCATCGGATGACGCGGCGTCGTTCCTTCCCGAACGGGTCTCGGTGTTCGGGATTCCCTCGCTGCCGCCCTTTCACATGGAGGTGCTCTCCGCCATCTCCCGGTACGTCGATGTACGCCTGTTCGTCCTGAGCCCCACGCCGGAGTTCTGGGCCGATATACGTTCCGATACGGAAATCGCGCGGATCGCGCGAAGGTCGCCGGGCGGGCCCATGTCCGCCGAAGACCTGCACCTTGAGAAGGGAAACAGTCTGCTCGCCTCCCTGGGAAAATCGGGGAGGGAGTTCCAGGAACTGGTGACAACGCTCGATACGGGAGAGGCGTCGTTTCCCTTATACGAGCCGCCGGGTGCGGGTACCATGAGGGGAAGCATCCAGAACGACATTTTTCGGGTGAGTGATCCGGGGGCGCCGGATTTCGTGGAGGGCGCAGGGGTGAATCCGGCGGAGCGGCGGTTCCCCGCGCCGGACGACCGCAGTGTAATCGTGAACTCCTGCCACAGCGCCATGCGCGAGGTGCAGGTTCTCCGCGACGCGCTGCTGGAGATGTTCGAGCGTTGTGCGGGGCTGGAGCCCCGCGACGTGCTGGTGATGACGCCGGATATCGAGGAATACGCGCCCTTCATCGGGGCCGTCCTGGGCGACGACACGGCGGGCGACCGCGCGATTCCCTTCACGATCGCCGATCGCGGGATACGCAAGGCCAGGCGATTTATCGATTCCTTCTTCACCTTCTTCGATTTCCTACATAAACGGTTCGAGGCCAGCGCCGTACTCGATTTCCTTGAATTTGAAGATGTCCGATCGCGCTTCGGGATCGAGGAGCACGATATTCCGCTCCTGCGCGATCTTGCGGAAGGGTCGGGCGTGCGTTGGGGGCGGGACGCGGGCTGGCGGAAGAGGGAGGGATTCCCGGAATTCCATGAGCATTCCTGGCGCTTTGGTATCGAGCGCCTGCTGCTCGGGGTCGCCATGCCGGGCCGGGAGGAACGGATTTTCAGGGGAATCCTGCCCTGCGATACGATCGAGGGAAGCGGGGCCCAGGTGCTCGGGCGATTTATCGATTTCTGTGAAACGCTGTTTCAGGCTGTCGACACCCTGGACACGGCGAGAACGCTTTCCGGGTGGAAGGAAGCGCTGACCGGGATACTGGACAGGCTTTTCCTGGCCGGCGAAGACGCGCGCGATGACGAGGCGATGCTCCGGTCCGCCGTCGCGCGACTCTCGCTTATCGGCGAACGGACGGGTTACGGGGATATCCTCGACGCGAGGGTGGTCGTCGCGTGGCTCCTGGGGGCGGTGGGCGAGTCATTCGATAGCGGCGGTTTCCTGGGGGGCGGCGTGACCTTCAGCGCGATGCTCCCCATGCGCAGCATTCCCTTCCGGGTCATCTGCCTTATCGGCATGAACGACGGGGCGTTCCCACGGGCCGTCAGGGCGCCGGCCTTCGACCTCGTTTCGCGCGCGCCCCGCCCGGGCGACCGGTCCATCCGGGACGAGGACCGCTACACCTTCCTGGAGACCCTGTTATCGGCGCGGGAGACGCTGTATATCAGCTACGTAGGGCAGAGCAGCAGGGATAACAGCGAAATTCCCCCCTCGGTGTGCGTGAGCGAACTGCTTGACTATATCGATGCCGCCTTCACGGGACCGGGAAAGGGCGCGCGGGAATGGCTGGTGAATCGGCACCCGCTCCAGCCGTTCAGCGCGCGTTACTTCTCCGGGAGGGACCGGCTGTTCAGCTATTCGGCGATGCAGGGGGAGACCTGCCGGGCGCGTGCGCGGGCGGCGTCACCCGGGGTTTTTTTGCACGGGAAACTTCCGTCGGTCCGGCCCGTGAAAGGGGAAATCGCGCTGGAACAATTCCTTGACTTCTTCGAAAATCCCTCCCGCTGGTTCCTGACGCAAAGGCTGGGCGTGAACATTCCCCTGGTGGAGGAAGCGGTCAGCGACGAGGAGCCCATGTTTCCGTCGAACCTGGACGATTACAGGGCGCGCGCGACGCTCATCCGGGGCGCACTGGCCGGGCGGGATCCCGCCGAAACCGCGAAGACCATGAGGGCGTCCGGTATGCTTCCCCGGGGCGGGCTTTCCTCGGGTATGCTCGTGCGCCTGGGTCCGGATGCGGATCGGATAGCGCATAACGTTACGGCGCTGGGCCGCGGGACCGCGCCCGCGGCACGGGACTTCAGCGTGGGGGCCGGCGGCCTCGTCATAGGGGGCCGGCTGCAGGGAGTCCTCCCGACGGGCACGCTGTACCACCGCGCGGGAGCGGCGCGTGAAAAGGACAGGCTGGCCGCGTGGCTGGGACACTGCGTGGCCTGCGCCTCCGGTTCTTTCGGCTCCGGGTGCGTGAGCCACCTCGTGTGCCTTGACGCCATTTATCGTATGAACCACTTCGACGGCGCGCCCGGGTACCTGGGCGCCCTTGCGGAAATTTTCACGGGCGGACTCGACGAGCCGGTTCCCTTCTTTCCAAGAACTTCACTCGCCTTCTGCGAAGCGGACGCGAAGACCGCCGGGGATCCCGCCGCACGGGAACGTAAAATCCTTCGGGCCATAGACGCGGCGTGGAGCCCCGCCGATTCCACCGGCCACGCGAAGGGGGACGTCCAGGACAGGTATTTCATGCGCTGCTTTGGGCCAAATCCGCCGGACGGTGAAAGATTCCGCCGACTCGCCGCAGCGGTATTCGGCCCCATGCTGGCGCACCAGGTAAAGGCGGATATCGATAATGAATGA
- the recD gene encoding exodeoxyribonuclease V subunit alpha produces MAVDTLENLRAFAGEAGFSPLDRRLSEFLVTLGVGEDSSLYLACLAASRATAEGNICAHLPSLAGLPVAETPGVTGNAPDYPPLAEWRSAILRSGVAGRPGDFTPLVLDEHDRLYLYRYWRYERDLAQNIGARLALQREPADPGLLRDGLNRLFGAAIPGETDWQKIAALNAVMNGFSVISGGPGTGKSRTVARILALLIEQALAAGTECSIALCAPTGKAAARLQESIAAARNTLASDGAVRARLPDDASTIHRLLGPSGGTPYFRHDSGNPLPHDIVVVDESSMADLALMAKLADAVRPEARLILLGDRDQLASVEAGAVLGDICDTGREHRYSGRFVGIAAQYAGEDLAPLAGGLFEKPIADSIVILRRSYRFGSESGIGKLGGAVREGDADAAMEVLTSGKYPGVRLLKPGEAGVEEALRGEIDRGAFAFAKAKSPEEAFDAYARFIVLCALRGGPAGVEGVNRLIEHELGERGLPAGGGRFYAGRPVMITRNDHRQRLYNGDVGIVMDGGGAGARTAVFRDEDGGFRHLSPVRMPEHMTVYAMTVHKSQGSEFDSVMLVLPETVSPVLTRELVYTALTRARESVLIGGSAAALRYAIGNPVSRASGLRDMLWG; encoded by the coding sequence ATGGCGGTTGACACGCTGGAAAATCTGCGCGCATTCGCGGGGGAAGCCGGTTTCAGTCCGCTCGACCGGAGACTTTCGGAATTCCTGGTAACGCTCGGCGTGGGGGAGGATTCATCCCTCTACCTTGCGTGCCTGGCCGCCAGCCGCGCGACCGCGGAGGGTAATATCTGCGCCCACCTGCCGTCACTGGCCGGGCTTCCGGTCGCGGAAACGCCGGGCGTAACAGGTAACGCGCCGGATTATCCGCCCCTTGCCGAATGGCGCAGCGCGATCCTCCGAAGCGGCGTGGCGGGCAGGCCGGGCGATTTCACCCCGCTCGTGCTGGACGAACACGACAGGCTGTACCTGTACCGCTACTGGCGCTACGAACGGGATCTCGCGCAGAATATCGGGGCGCGCCTTGCGCTGCAGCGTGAGCCCGCCGATCCGGGGCTCCTGCGTGACGGGCTGAACAGGCTTTTCGGCGCGGCCATACCAGGGGAAACGGACTGGCAGAAGATCGCGGCGCTCAATGCGGTGATGAACGGGTTCTCGGTGATTTCCGGGGGGCCGGGCACGGGGAAAAGCAGGACCGTGGCGCGCATCCTGGCGCTATTGATAGAACAGGCCCTTGCCGCCGGGACGGAATGCAGTATCGCGCTGTGCGCGCCCACGGGCAAGGCGGCGGCGCGCCTCCAGGAATCCATAGCCGCGGCCAGGAATACCCTCGCGAGCGACGGCGCCGTGCGCGCGCGCCTTCCGGACGACGCATCCACCATTCACCGGCTGCTGGGCCCGTCCGGCGGAACGCCGTACTTCCGCCACGATTCCGGGAACCCCCTCCCGCACGATATCGTGGTGGTGGACGAATCCTCGATGGCCGACCTGGCGCTCATGGCGAAGCTCGCCGATGCGGTACGGCCCGAAGCGCGCCTCATCCTCCTGGGGGACCGGGACCAGCTCGCATCGGTGGAGGCGGGTGCCGTGCTGGGCGATATCTGCGACACCGGTAGGGAGCACCGGTATTCGGGAAGGTTCGTGGGGATCGCCGCGCAGTACGCGGGGGAGGACCTCGCCCCACTTGCGGGCGGGCTTTTCGAGAAGCCTATCGCCGACTCGATCGTGATACTTCGCAGGAGCTATCGTTTCGGCAGCGAGAGCGGGATTGGGAAGCTGGGGGGCGCCGTGAGGGAAGGGGACGCGGACGCGGCCATGGAGGTGCTCACCTCCGGGAAATATCCCGGCGTGCGGCTCTTGAAGCCCGGCGAAGCAGGCGTCGAGGAGGCGCTACGCGGGGAAATCGACCGCGGCGCCTTCGCCTTCGCGAAAGCAAAGTCTCCCGAAGAGGCGTTCGACGCGTACGCGCGCTTCATCGTCCTGTGCGCGCTCCGCGGCGGACCCGCCGGGGTCGAAGGGGTGAACAGGCTCATTGAGCATGAGCTCGGGGAGCGTGGACTGCCCGCCGGCGGGGGCCGCTTCTACGCGGGAAGGCCGGTCATGATCACGCGCAACGATCACCGGCAGCGGCTTTACAACGGCGACGTGGGCATCGTTATGGACGGCGGCGGGGCCGGCGCGCGCACCGCGGTGTTCAGGGACGAGGACGGCGGTTTCCGGCATCTTTCGCCCGTGCGCATGCCCGAGCATATGACCGTCTACGCGATGACCGTGCACAAGAGCCAGGGCTCCGAGTTCGACTCGGTCATGCTCGTCCTTCCCGAAACGGTTTCCCCCGTGCTCACGCGGGAGCTCGTGTATACCGCGCTCACCCGGGCGCGGGAATCGGTGCTCATAGGGGGGAGCGCCGCGGCGCTTCGTTATGCGATAGGCAATCCCGTCAGCCGCGCGTCGGGGCTCAGGGACATGCTGTGGGGCTGA